In the genome of Bradyrhizobium sp. CIAT3101, one region contains:
- a CDS encoding LuxR family transcriptional regulator: MSAVDYGREALDFIEGLGAYDRVPDAMDALAITFGRYGFEHIIVTGLPNPDQRFSQMVLAKRWPAEWFSLYTEKSYDRVDPVIRKCRHTVNPFEWSEAPYDADLEPGAVEVMRRAADFRMSRGFVVPIHGLTGYEAGVSLGGVHLDLNARSKPALHLIAMYGFDHIRRLLAPSPHPSARLTPREREVIAWASQGKSAWEIGEILNITQRTAEEHLATAARKLGAVNRTHAVAIAIRQRIINP; this comes from the coding sequence ATGTCTGCCGTTGATTATGGCCGGGAAGCGCTGGACTTCATCGAAGGGCTGGGAGCCTATGACAGGGTCCCGGACGCAATGGATGCGCTTGCGATCACCTTCGGCCGCTACGGCTTCGAGCACATCATCGTCACCGGATTGCCGAATCCCGATCAGCGCTTTTCGCAGATGGTGCTGGCCAAGAGATGGCCTGCGGAATGGTTCAGCCTCTACACCGAAAAGAGCTACGACCGCGTCGATCCCGTGATCAGGAAGTGCCGCCACACGGTCAATCCGTTCGAATGGTCGGAAGCGCCTTATGACGCGGATCTTGAGCCGGGCGCGGTTGAGGTGATGCGGCGTGCGGCCGATTTCCGCATGTCGCGCGGTTTCGTCGTGCCGATCCACGGCTTGACCGGTTATGAGGCCGGCGTCTCGCTCGGCGGCGTTCATCTCGATCTCAATGCCCGCAGCAAGCCTGCACTGCATTTGATCGCGATGTACGGCTTCGACCACATTCGCCGTCTGCTCGCGCCGTCGCCGCATCCGTCGGCGCGCCTGACCCCGCGCGAGCGCGAGGTGATCGCCTGGGCATCGCAGGGCAAGTCCGCCTGGGAGATCGGCGAGATCCTCAACATCACGCAGCGCACCGCCGAAGAGCATCTTGCAACCGCTGCGCGCAAGCTCGGCGCCGTCAACCGGACGCATGCGGTCGCGATCGCGATCCGCCAAAGAATCATCAATCCCTGA
- a CDS encoding sugar phosphate isomerase/epimerase and 4-hydroxyphenylpyruvate domain-containing protein: protein MNKRSIATVSLSGALDEKLRAIASAGFEAVEIFENDLLSFGSGPRDIAKLCKDLNLEICAFQPFRDFEGMPEPQRARNFARAERKFDLMQELGTDLLLICSNVSPSSLGGIDRAADDFRELGDRAAKRGLRVGYEALAWGRHVNDYRDAWEIVRRADHPAIGVILDSFHALAPGFPVRAMASIPGDKIFLVQLADAPKLELDILSWSRHFRSFPGQGDLPVGEFMQAIAATGYSGPWSLEIFNDQFRAGSAAQTAVDGLRSLILLQDQLAPDWPKLVGEPLAPKAKSSGTGFIEFAVNETKAGELAHLFSQLGFRRSGKHRSKAVERWSQGKVELVINSETDGFAHSHYVTHGPGVCAIALDVDNAGLAMQRAETLKARTFYQPVGPGELEIPAIHGVGGSLLYFLDQAGKNWDTDFAPVASDASTDALLAIDHIAQSMPYDEMLSWLLFYTGILDLKRLPQMEIADPRGLVQSQALINGDQSLRFVVNGSSANRTLPARFISEFFGSGVQHVAFACEDIFATVAAMRARGADFLDIPDNYYDDIEAKYDLAPDVMAKLRANHILYDREGDGEFFQVYTHIFDERFFFEIVERRSYQGFGAANAGIRLAAQAREVRPSSVPRV, encoded by the coding sequence ATGAACAAGCGCTCGATCGCAACCGTTTCCCTCTCAGGGGCGCTGGACGAAAAACTTCGCGCCATCGCATCCGCGGGCTTCGAGGCGGTCGAGATCTTCGAGAACGACTTGCTGTCGTTCGGCTCTGGCCCGCGCGACATCGCAAAGCTCTGCAAGGACCTCAATCTCGAGATCTGCGCGTTCCAGCCGTTCCGCGACTTCGAAGGCATGCCCGAGCCGCAACGCGCGCGCAACTTTGCCCGCGCCGAGCGCAAGTTCGATCTGATGCAGGAGCTCGGCACCGATCTGCTGCTGATCTGCTCCAACGTCTCCCCGAGCTCGCTCGGCGGCATCGACCGCGCGGCTGACGATTTCCGCGAGCTCGGCGACCGCGCCGCCAAGCGCGGTTTGCGCGTCGGCTACGAGGCGCTGGCCTGGGGGCGGCATGTCAACGACTATCGCGATGCCTGGGAGATCGTCCGCCGCGCCGATCATCCCGCGATCGGCGTCATCCTCGACTCTTTTCACGCGCTGGCACCCGGCTTCCCGGTGCGCGCGATGGCCTCGATCCCCGGCGACAAGATCTTTCTGGTGCAGCTCGCCGATGCTCCCAAGCTCGAGCTCGATATCCTCTCCTGGAGCCGCCACTTCCGCTCCTTCCCCGGCCAGGGCGATCTGCCGGTCGGCGAGTTCATGCAGGCGATCGCGGCAACCGGCTATTCCGGTCCGTGGTCTCTGGAAATCTTCAACGATCAGTTCCGCGCCGGCTCGGCGGCACAGACCGCGGTCGACGGCCTGCGCTCGCTGATCCTGTTGCAGGACCAGCTCGCGCCGGATTGGCCGAAGCTCGTCGGCGAGCCTCTGGCGCCGAAGGCCAAGAGCAGCGGCACGGGCTTCATCGAGTTCGCCGTCAACGAGACCAAGGCCGGCGAGCTCGCGCATCTGTTTTCGCAGCTCGGCTTCCGCAGAAGCGGCAAGCATCGCAGCAAGGCCGTCGAGCGCTGGTCGCAGGGCAAGGTCGAGCTCGTGATCAATTCCGAGACCGACGGGTTTGCTCATTCCCACTACGTCACCCACGGCCCGGGTGTCTGCGCCATCGCGCTGGATGTCGACAATGCCGGCCTTGCGATGCAGCGGGCGGAGACGCTGAAGGCGCGCACCTTCTACCAGCCGGTCGGACCGGGCGAGCTGGAGATCCCCGCGATCCATGGCGTCGGCGGCAGTCTCCTGTATTTCCTCGACCAGGCCGGCAAGAACTGGGATACGGATTTTGCGCCCGTCGCGAGCGATGCCAGCACCGATGCGCTGCTCGCCATTGACCACATCGCGCAGTCGATGCCTTATGACGAGATGCTGTCCTGGCTGCTGTTCTACACTGGCATCCTCGACCTCAAGCGGCTGCCGCAGATGGAGATCGCCGATCCCCGGGGTCTCGTGCAGAGTCAGGCCCTCATCAATGGCGACCAGAGCCTGCGCTTCGTCGTCAACGGCTCCTCCGCCAACCGCACGCTGCCGGCGCGCTTCATCTCGGAGTTCTTCGGCTCAGGCGTGCAGCATGTCGCGTTCGCGTGCGAGGACATCTTTGCCACCGTCGCTGCGATGCGCGCCCGCGGCGCGGACTTCCTGGATATCCCTGACAATTACTACGACGACATCGAGGCCAAATACGACCTCGCGCCCGATGTCATGGCAAAACTCCGCGCCAATCACATCCTCTACGACCGCGAGGGCGATGGCGAGTTCTTCCAGGTCTACACCCACATCTTCGACGAGCGGTTCTTCTTCGAGATCGTGGAGCGGCGGAGCTATCAGGGCTTTGGTGCGGCCAATGCCGGGATCAGGCTCGCGGCGCAGGCCCGCGAGGTGCGGCCATCGAGCGTGCCGCGGGTGTAG
- a CDS encoding ABC transporter ATP-binding protein: MSDPILSVHNLVGGYGKMTILNGTTFSVPPATITTIIGPNGAGKSTVFKAIFGLLKLRDGKISFAGRDVTNLSQRALLNAGICYVPQGRNIFPELSVRSNIELGGVSAGKGIDLPTRIEAALDLFPALRRKSTQQASTLSGGEQKQLEIARSLLLEPKLVLIDEPSIGLSPLMVQQTFDILKSLRDRGVTVLMIEQNARSALEISDIGIVLELGQTRMVDKAERILNDPRIGQLFLGGAMEESAA; this comes from the coding sequence ATGAGCGATCCGATCCTCTCGGTTCACAACCTCGTCGGTGGCTACGGCAAGATGACGATCCTGAACGGCACCACATTCTCGGTGCCGCCGGCGACCATCACCACCATCATCGGCCCCAACGGCGCCGGCAAGTCGACCGTGTTCAAGGCGATCTTCGGCCTGCTGAAGCTGCGCGACGGCAAGATCAGCTTTGCAGGCCGCGACGTCACGAATTTGAGCCAGCGCGCGCTGCTCAATGCCGGCATCTGCTACGTGCCGCAGGGCCGCAACATCTTTCCCGAGCTCTCGGTCCGCAGCAACATCGAGCTCGGTGGCGTCTCTGCGGGGAAAGGCATCGACCTGCCGACGCGGATCGAGGCCGCCCTCGATCTGTTCCCGGCGCTGCGGCGAAAGTCGACGCAACAGGCCTCGACCCTCTCCGGCGGTGAGCAGAAGCAGCTCGAGATCGCCCGCTCGCTGCTGCTCGAACCAAAGCTCGTGCTGATCGACGAGCCGTCGATCGGCCTGTCGCCGCTGATGGTGCAACAGACCTTCGATATTCTGAAGAGCCTGCGTGACCGCGGCGTCACCGTCCTGATGATCGAGCAGAACGCACGCTCGGCGCTGGAGATCTCGGACATCGGCATCGTGCTCGAGCTCGGCCAGACCCGCATGGTCGACAAGGCCGAGCGCATCCTGAACGATCCGCGCATCGGGCAGCTCTTCCTCGGTGGCGCCATGGAGGAGAGTGCAGCATGA
- a CDS encoding branched-chain amino acid ABC transporter permease produces MSGFAKPLKIALGLIVIAGLIVVPMNFNRYGLFILSQWAVMTIAAMGLNLTLGYAGQVSLAQGAFVGIGAYASAIMTTHGWPLPAAILVAIVLAFAIGWVLGYPALRVQHHYLAFVTLAFSTLAFLVFRNESWLTGGIYGISNIPRPHFFGIATNKPLPFYYVCLGSLAIVSVAVWWLIRSPWGRAFMALRENPLRAQSLGIDTRRYTLMAFALGSALGGIAGALYAPLTQYIDPVPFNLSLSLDLLMMVIVGGAGFYFGPFLGAMIAVLLPEWLRFTEGYYLMLYAIAVMGLLIWSPTGILGILDRYMAARRTKAASALRAVAKSRLETAQ; encoded by the coding sequence ATGAGCGGTTTTGCCAAACCCCTGAAGATCGCGCTCGGCCTCATCGTCATTGCCGGCCTGATCGTCGTCCCCATGAACTTCAACCGCTACGGCCTGTTCATCCTGAGCCAGTGGGCGGTGATGACCATCGCGGCGATGGGTCTTAATCTCACGCTCGGCTATGCCGGCCAGGTCTCGCTGGCGCAGGGCGCCTTCGTCGGCATTGGCGCTTATGCATCGGCGATCATGACCACCCATGGCTGGCCGCTGCCCGCGGCGATCCTGGTCGCAATCGTGCTTGCTTTCGCGATCGGCTGGGTGCTCGGTTATCCGGCGTTGCGGGTGCAGCATCACTACCTCGCCTTCGTCACGCTCGCCTTCTCGACCCTGGCCTTCCTGGTGTTCCGCAACGAGAGCTGGCTCACCGGCGGCATCTACGGCATCTCCAACATTCCGCGGCCGCACTTCTTCGGCATCGCGACCAACAAGCCGCTGCCGTTCTACTATGTCTGCCTCGGCTCGCTCGCGATCGTGTCCGTCGCGGTCTGGTGGCTGATTCGTTCGCCCTGGGGCCGCGCCTTCATGGCGCTGCGCGAGAATCCGCTGCGCGCGCAATCGCTCGGCATCGACACCCGCCGCTACACGCTGATGGCATTTGCGCTCGGCTCGGCGCTCGGCGGCATCGCCGGCGCGCTCTATGCGCCGCTAACGCAATATATCGACCCTGTGCCGTTCAACCTGTCGCTCTCGCTCGATCTCCTGATGATGGTGATCGTCGGCGGCGCCGGCTTCTACTTTGGTCCCTTCCTGGGGGCGATGATCGCGGTACTGCTGCCGGAATGGCTCCGCTTCACGGAGGGGTATTATCTGATGCTCTACGCGATCGCAGTGATGGGACTGCTGATCTGGTCGCCGACAGGCATTCTGGGAATTCTTGATCGCTACATGGCCGCACGCCGCACCAAGGCGGCCTCCGCATTGCGCGCCGTCGCAAAATCCCGGCTGGAGACGGCGCAATGA
- a CDS encoding branched-chain amino acid ABC transporter permease has protein sequence MSNLFDLLVAGLATGAIYALVAVGFTLLWQTSQTINFAQGEFVMLPAFLMLAAMHVGAPFWLAIILGILLSMILLGLAFKMLLVDPMMRHGVLPLAIATMALAIGIKEAVKQFFSAEASPFPSIVPTGDISILGHAVSLQSIGVLVVAILAVFGLTTLLNRTSLGHQMQAAAQNPTVARIIGVPVERMILLTFLINAFLVALASLLITPIYLAKFSSGEVLGQAAFIAAIVGGFNQVRGAIAGGLLIGVLDNLAAAYVSTQYRAAVPMMFLIAVILFRPQGLLGRAEERTV, from the coding sequence ATGTCCAATCTGTTCGATCTTCTGGTCGCGGGACTGGCTACCGGCGCGATCTATGCGCTGGTCGCGGTCGGCTTCACGCTGCTGTGGCAGACCTCGCAGACCATCAATTTCGCGCAAGGCGAGTTCGTGATGCTGCCGGCATTTTTGATGCTGGCGGCGATGCATGTCGGCGCGCCGTTCTGGCTCGCGATCATTCTCGGCATCCTCTTGTCGATGATCCTGCTTGGGCTGGCCTTCAAGATGCTGCTGGTCGATCCGATGATGCGCCATGGCGTGCTGCCGCTCGCGATCGCGACCATGGCGCTGGCGATCGGGATCAAGGAAGCCGTCAAGCAGTTCTTCAGCGCGGAGGCGTCGCCGTTTCCGTCGATCGTGCCGACCGGTGACATCTCCATCCTCGGCCACGCCGTCTCGCTGCAGAGCATCGGCGTCCTGGTCGTCGCCATCCTCGCCGTGTTCGGCCTGACGACGCTGCTCAACCGCACCTCGCTCGGCCACCAGATGCAGGCGGCAGCCCAAAACCCGACGGTGGCGCGCATCATCGGCGTGCCCGTCGAGCGCATGATCCTGCTGACCTTCCTGATCAACGCCTTCCTGGTCGCCCTTGCCTCGCTGCTGATCACGCCGATCTATCTGGCGAAGTTCTCCTCCGGCGAAGTGCTGGGCCAGGCCGCCTTCATCGCCGCGATCGTCGGCGGCTTCAACCAGGTGCGGGGCGCCATCGCCGGCGGCCTGTTGATCGGTGTGCTCGACAATCTCGCGGCCGCCTACGTCTCGACGCAGTACCGCGCCGCCGTGCCGATGATGTTCCTGATCGCCGTCATCCTGTTCCGGCCGCAAGGATTGCTCGGCCGCGCCGAGGAGCGCACGGTATGA
- a CDS encoding ABC transporter substrate-binding protein, protein MKSTLLVGALLTAITTSGAYAQAIKLADVAELSGGGATVGTNWKNGIDLAIEEINAKGGVLGRKLEVTHADSQSNPGVARAQVQKALDAEPYVLLGPGYSGSVKVTAPLAAEAGIAQIMGGEAAELTQAGNKFLFRTSFGQQSSMPKVAKYIHDDMKAKSVAVVWVNNDFGRGGRDVVVKELERLGSKVVADLSTEAGQADFAADVGKIKAANPDAVFVYLNEEESARILKELKRQGVTAPLMGETTLIGQKVIELAGDAANGARGHVGLTTDAPVDLIKGFRDRFAKKYNYVPDHNGLKGYLAVYMVKATTEKMGKVDSKAFADTLHGLTIKTADEPGILMDVTFDANGDIDRQSFLVEVVEGKQVVKQVLPKVK, encoded by the coding sequence ATGAAATCAACGCTACTGGTGGGCGCGCTGCTCACAGCAATCACGACATCGGGCGCCTATGCGCAGGCGATCAAGCTCGCCGACGTCGCCGAACTCTCCGGTGGCGGCGCCACCGTCGGCACCAACTGGAAGAACGGCATCGACCTCGCCATCGAGGAGATCAACGCCAAAGGCGGCGTGCTCGGCCGCAAGCTCGAGGTCACCCATGCCGACTCGCAATCCAACCCCGGCGTCGCCCGCGCGCAGGTGCAGAAGGCGCTCGATGCCGAACCCTATGTGCTGCTCGGCCCGGGCTATTCCGGCTCGGTGAAGGTCACCGCCCCGCTCGCGGCCGAAGCCGGCATCGCCCAGATCATGGGTGGCGAAGCCGCCGAACTGACCCAGGCCGGCAACAAGTTCCTGTTCCGCACCTCGTTCGGCCAGCAGTCCTCGATGCCGAAGGTCGCAAAATACATCCACGACGACATGAAGGCGAAGTCGGTCGCGGTGGTCTGGGTCAACAATGACTTCGGCCGCGGCGGACGCGACGTCGTCGTCAAGGAGCTGGAGCGGCTCGGCTCCAAGGTCGTCGCGGATCTCTCCACCGAGGCGGGCCAGGCCGATTTCGCCGCCGACGTCGGCAAGATCAAGGCCGCCAATCCCGATGCGGTGTTCGTCTATCTGAACGAGGAAGAGAGCGCGCGTATTCTCAAGGAGCTGAAGCGCCAGGGCGTCACCGCGCCGCTGATGGGCGAGACCACGCTGATCGGTCAGAAGGTGATCGAGCTCGCCGGCGACGCCGCCAACGGCGCGCGCGGCCATGTCGGCCTCACCACGGATGCGCCGGTCGACCTGATCAAGGGTTTCCGCGACCGCTTCGCGAAGAAGTACAATTACGTGCCCGACCATAACGGCCTGAAGGGCTACCTCGCCGTCTACATGGTGAAGGCCACCACCGAGAAGATGGGCAAGGTCGATTCCAAGGCTTTTGCCGATACGCTGCACGGTCTCACCATCAAGACCGCGGACGAGCCGGGCATTTTGATGGACGTCACCTTCGATGCAAACGGCGACATCGACCGGCAGAGTTTTCTGGTCGAGGTGGTCGAAGGCAAGCAGGTCGTGAAGCAGGTGCTGCCGAAGGTGAAGTGA
- a CDS encoding shikimate dehydrogenase: protein MSSRGPIAPKKLLTGLIGAPIAHSASPAMHERAAEALGLRGHYQLIEVAGADATGLSMMLEGVRRLGFAGVNVTFPYKEAVVPLLDELATTAATMAAVNTVVVKDGRLIGHNTDTTGFARAVKPLLAPAENAVAVIGTGGVGKAIAFALASLKVADLRIFDSEPARAEKLAALLAKHGGARVARSVEDALDGATGLVNGTPVGMLPNRDTPVPPTLLRESLWVADAVYSPLITPLLAAAQEKGARIMTGRELAIYQAADAFELFTGLAPSTEVMGEAFDAVMAARSAAYQAA, encoded by the coding sequence ATGTCTAGCCGCGGACCCATCGCCCCCAAGAAACTCCTGACCGGCCTGATCGGCGCGCCGATCGCCCATTCCGCCTCCCCCGCCATGCACGAGCGCGCCGCCGAAGCGCTTGGCCTGCGCGGCCATTATCAGCTCATCGAGGTCGCCGGTGCGGACGCGACCGGTCTCAGCATGATGCTCGAGGGCGTACGGCGGCTGGGCTTTGCCGGCGTCAACGTCACCTTTCCTTACAAGGAGGCGGTGGTGCCGCTGCTCGACGAGCTGGCTACGACGGCGGCGACCATGGCCGCGGTCAACACCGTCGTCGTCAAGGACGGCCGCCTGATCGGCCACAACACCGACACCACCGGCTTTGCGCGCGCCGTCAAGCCGTTGCTGGCTCCTGCCGAGAACGCGGTCGCCGTGATCGGCACCGGCGGCGTCGGCAAGGCGATCGCCTTTGCGCTGGCGAGCCTGAAGGTGGCCGACCTCCGCATCTTCGACAGCGAGCCGGCGCGAGCCGAAAAACTCGCCGCGCTGCTGGCCAAGCATGGTGGCGCGCGGGTCGCCAGGAGCGTCGAGGACGCGCTCGACGGCGCAACCGGCCTCGTCAACGGCACGCCGGTCGGCATGCTGCCGAACCGCGACACCCCGGTCCCGCCCACGCTGCTGCGCGAAAGCCTGTGGGTCGCCGACGCCGTCTATTCGCCGCTGATCACGCCGCTCCTTGCCGCAGCGCAGGAGAAGGGCGCGCGGATCATGACCGGGCGCGAGCTTGCGATCTACCAGGCTGCCGACGCCTTCGAACTGTTCACAGGCCTTGCCCCGTCGACCGAAGTCATGGGAGAGGCTTTTGACGCCGTGATGGCCGCGCGCAGCGCCGCCTATCAGGCAGCTTGA
- a CDS encoding LysR family transcriptional regulator codes for MMTLRQVEVIRAVMVTGTIGGAAKLLNVSAPGISRLVKYTERSLGIRFFQRQNGRYFPTPEAENIFEQINGVYKKVDDLSEIISKIGRGGLSELRIGSVPSISQVMVPRAIERVRRRYPDLGIDINILKLEEAIDYLMLGRGECVAMSYRLEHSGLDFMPLASGELYCIVPPGHELAGRKQVSAAEITRYPLIGIDPNDPYGRIMAEIFARNRLEYNITIRARFGTTVCALVKAGLGIAIIDQFTVAHGGYPGIELLKITEPTRFDTYIAVKRGAPLSLHVEYFIESLRAEMRAVEPSRGNGRAASGRGRKK; via the coding sequence ATGATGACTCTGCGCCAGGTTGAAGTGATCCGTGCCGTGATGGTGACGGGCACCATTGGCGGCGCGGCGAAGCTGTTGAACGTGTCGGCGCCGGGGATCAGCCGGCTGGTCAAATACACCGAGCGCTCGCTCGGCATCCGCTTCTTCCAGCGCCAGAACGGCCGCTACTTCCCGACGCCGGAAGCCGAGAACATTTTCGAGCAGATCAACGGCGTCTACAAGAAGGTCGACGACCTCTCCGAGATCATCTCCAAGATCGGCCGCGGCGGATTGTCGGAGCTGCGCATCGGCTCGGTGCCGAGCATCTCGCAGGTGATGGTGCCGCGCGCGATCGAGCGCGTCCGGCGCCGCTATCCCGACCTCGGCATCGACATCAACATCCTCAAGCTCGAGGAAGCGATCGACTATCTCATGCTCGGCCGCGGCGAGTGCGTGGCGATGAGCTACCGGCTGGAGCATTCCGGCCTCGATTTCATGCCGCTTGCCTCGGGCGAACTCTATTGCATCGTGCCGCCCGGCCACGAGCTTGCCGGCCGCAAGCAGGTCTCCGCCGCCGAGATCACCCGCTATCCGCTGATCGGGATCGATCCGAACGACCCTTACGGCCGCATCATGGCCGAGATCTTTGCGCGCAACCGGCTGGAGTACAACATCACCATCCGCGCGCGGTTCGGCACCACGGTCTGCGCGCTGGTGAAGGCCGGGCTCGGCATTGCCATCATCGACCAGTTCACCGTGGCCCATGGCGGCTATCCGGGCATCGAGCTCCTGAAGATCACCGAGCCGACCCGGTTCGACACCTATATTGCGGTGAAGCGCGGCGCCCCGCTGTCGCTCCATGTCGAATATTTCATCGAGTCCCTGCGCGCCGAGATGCGCGCGGTCGAGCCGTCCCGCGGCAACGGCAGGGCCGCCTCGGGGCGCGGGCGCAAGAAATAA
- a CDS encoding Gfo/Idh/MocA family oxidoreductase — protein MTAKLRIGVAGAGLIGRRHIELIEASGDCVLAGIADPSPAAKDYALAHNVPCYPDHRALLAQEKPDGLVIASPNTLHLPMALDCAEAGVPALIEKPVTETVAAAQRLCAAVKRTGVPMLVGHHRRHNPIIKSAREMVTSGKLGQLTAVVGLWLLKKPDDYFEVTWRREQGGGPLLINLIHDIDNLRFVCGEITEVQALTSNKVRGFAVEDTAALLLRFANGALGTVTVSDATPAPWSWELTAGENAVYPRQDQPCYVFAGTNGSLSVPTMELWSYPQNPGWHAPLSRDPVALAGYDPLAEQLRHFLAVIAGHEQPLISVEDAMGTLAVVEAVSEAARTGQKISPGHIMEQAA, from the coding sequence ATGACTGCAAAATTGCGCATCGGCGTTGCCGGCGCCGGCCTGATCGGCCGCCGTCATATCGAATTGATCGAGGCGTCCGGGGATTGCGTCCTGGCAGGGATCGCCGATCCCTCGCCCGCCGCAAAGGATTACGCGCTGGCGCACAACGTGCCCTGCTATCCGGACCATCGCGCGCTGCTGGCGCAGGAGAAACCCGACGGCCTCGTCATCGCCTCGCCCAACACCCTGCACCTGCCGATGGCGCTCGACTGCGCCGAAGCCGGCGTGCCCGCGCTGATCGAGAAGCCGGTGACCGAGACGGTCGCCGCCGCGCAGCGCCTGTGCGCGGCGGTAAAGCGCACCGGCGTGCCGATGCTGGTCGGCCATCACCGCCGGCACAATCCGATCATCAAGTCGGCCCGCGAGATGGTGACGAGCGGCAAGCTCGGCCAGCTCACCGCCGTGGTGGGGCTGTGGCTCCTGAAGAAGCCCGACGATTATTTCGAGGTCACCTGGCGACGCGAGCAGGGCGGCGGGCCGCTGCTGATCAACCTGATCCACGACATCGACAATCTCCGTTTCGTCTGCGGCGAGATCACCGAGGTGCAGGCGCTGACGTCGAACAAGGTGCGCGGCTTCGCGGTCGAGGACACCGCGGCCCTGTTGCTGCGCTTCGCCAATGGCGCGCTGGGAACGGTGACGGTCTCCGATGCGACGCCGGCGCCGTGGAGCTGGGAACTGACCGCGGGCGAGAACGCGGTCTATCCCAGGCAGGATCAGCCTTGTTACGTCTTTGCCGGAACGAACGGGTCGCTCTCGGTGCCGACCATGGAGCTGTGGTCCTATCCGCAAAATCCGGGCTGGCATGCGCCGCTATCGCGCGATCCCGTCGCACTCGCAGGATATGATCCCCTCGCCGAGCAGCTGCGGCACTTCCTCGCCGTGATCGCCGGCCACGAACAACCGCTGATCTCCGTCGAAGACGCGATGGGCACGCTTGCGGTCGTCGAGGCCGTCAGCGAAGCAGCACGTACGGGCCAAAAAATATCGCCGGGCCACATCATGGAGCAGGCAGCATGA
- a CDS encoding ABC transporter ATP-binding protein, producing MSAVLEVTNIKKSFGGITAVDGVSFDVREGEILGLIGPNGCGKSTLFNCILGQLTPSGGEVKLDGKLVTGLRPSELNKLGVSRTFQLLQVFPKLSVRENLILAGQEHQGNMASRLVGRSDAGLTDAADQMIGFFKLDHLAAEPAGGLSYGQQKLLDAAMAFMGGPRLVLLDEPAGGVNPTMLSDLKERLVAINREKNATFVVIEHNMEFVMSLCSRVMVMAEGKVLAMGRPDEVRKNPAVIEAYLGH from the coding sequence ATGAGTGCGGTCCTCGAAGTCACCAACATCAAGAAGAGCTTTGGCGGCATCACCGCGGTCGACGGCGTCTCCTTCGATGTTCGCGAGGGCGAGATCCTCGGTCTGATCGGCCCGAACGGCTGCGGCAAGTCGACGTTGTTCAACTGCATCCTCGGCCAGCTCACGCCATCCGGCGGCGAGGTCAAGCTCGACGGCAAGCTCGTCACCGGCCTGCGCCCCTCCGAGCTCAACAAGCTCGGCGTCAGCCGCACCTTCCAGCTCCTGCAGGTGTTTCCAAAACTCTCGGTGCGCGAAAACCTGATCCTCGCCGGACAGGAGCACCAGGGCAACATGGCCTCGCGCCTTGTCGGCCGTTCCGACGCCGGGCTGACGGATGCCGCCGACCAGATGATCGGCTTCTTCAAGCTCGATCATCTCGCCGCGGAACCTGCCGGTGGTCTCTCCTACGGCCAGCAAAAGCTGCTCGATGCGGCCATGGCCTTCATGGGCGGGCCGCGCCTGGTGCTGCTCGACGAGCCAGCGGGCGGCGTCAATCCGACCATGCTATCGGATCTGAAGGAGCGCCTCGTCGCGATCAACCGCGAGAAGAACGCGACCTTCGTCGTGATCGAGCACAACATGGAGTTCGTGATGTCGTTGTGCTCGCGCGTGATGGTGATGGCGGAAGGCAAGGTGCTGGCGATGGGGCGGCCGGACGAGGTCCGGAAAAACCCCGCCGTGATCGAAGCCTATCTCGGACATTAG
- a CDS encoding acyl-homoserine-lactone synthase has translation MIHVISAVNRHLYEDVLEQHFRLRHEIFVEERKWEALRKPDSREIDDYDNEDAVYLLALENRRVLGGSRLYPTTKSTMMSEVFPHLAAVRGCPVDPQVWEWSRFFVTRERRDGAFNLQLMAAAQEFCLDQGIERLCLVMETWWLPRFHDIGFVVTPLGLPALVEGSWTMAATIEIRQESLNIVRERIGMKNLVHQDGPRLDCIARANLCGRTAAQRKSA, from the coding sequence ATGATTCATGTGATTTCTGCCGTCAACCGGCACCTCTACGAGGATGTGCTCGAACAGCATTTCCGTTTGCGCCACGAGATTTTCGTCGAAGAGCGGAAATGGGAGGCGCTGCGCAAGCCCGACAGCCGCGAGATCGACGACTACGACAACGAGGACGCGGTCTATCTGCTGGCTCTCGAGAATCGCCGCGTGCTCGGCGGTTCCCGCCTGTATCCGACCACCAAGTCGACCATGATGAGCGAGGTCTTCCCCCATCTCGCTGCGGTGCGCGGCTGCCCGGTCGATCCGCAGGTCTGGGAATGGTCGCGCTTCTTCGTGACGCGGGAGCGCCGCGACGGTGCGTTCAATCTGCAGCTGATGGCGGCGGCGCAGGAGTTCTGCCTCGATCAGGGCATCGAGCGGCTTTGCCTCGTCATGGAGACATGGTGGCTGCCGCGCTTCCACGACATCGGCTTCGTCGTCACGCCGCTGGGATTGCCGGCGCTGGTCGAGGGCTCCTGGACCATGGCCGCGACCATCGAGATCCGCCAGGAATCACTCAACATCGTGCGCGAACGGATCGGGATGAAGAACCTCGTCCACCAGGACGGGCCGCGTCTCGATTGTATCGCCCGTGCCAACCTTTGCGGCCGTACCGCCGCGCAACGAAAGAGCGCCTGA